The Thermoplasmatales archaeon genome segment TTGTCACCTAAATAGGTAACAAAAGGTTCATCGCCTATATATTCCTCTGCTATTTTTATTGCATGTGCAATTCCTTTTGGTTCATCTTGAATAATGAATTCTATTTTTGCATCAAAGTTTCTTCTATTAATAGCTTCTATAACCTGCTCCCTATTTGGTCCAATTATTATTCCAATGTCTCTTATTCCTGCTTCTATTAAATCTTCTATGGCATAAAACAATATTGGCTTATTTGCAACAGGAATAAGATGTTTTTGCTGTGAATATGTTAATGGCCTGAGCCTTGTTCCTAAACCCCCAGCAAGTATTAACCCTTTCATTTTAATAAGATATATTTTTGCTAATTTATAAATTTAATTGATTTAAATTTTTATTTGCATTCTAATTGCAAATATATTTAAATATTGATTTGCAATATAATTGCATATGGAAAGTCAAAATCCATGGTGGTATGGAGAAATTGATAAGAAATATGAAGAATGGAGGAGCTCTCCTGTTAAATGGATCCCTCCTATAGTAAAAGATTTTAAATTTAGACCATTTTCTTTAAACTTTTTAGTGGGCCCAAGACAAGTTGGAAAAACCACTGCGTTAAAAATTTTTATTCATCACTTTCTTTTACCAAAAGTTTCCCCAAAATCAATCTTTTATTTTTCTTGTGAGGAACTAACGAATTTTAAAGAATTGAAAGAGGTTATAGATAACTATCTTGCTTTCAAAGAAACAAATAAAGTTTCTTCTTCTTTTATAATTCTCGATGAAATAACTTTTGTGGAAGATTGGTATAGGACAATAAAACTGAAAATAGATGAAGGAGCTTTTAAGAAAGATGTAATAATAATCAGTGGTTCAGCCAGTTTAGAACTTTTAAAACAAAAAGAATATTTTCCTGGAAGAAGGGGTTATGGAAAAGACATAAATTTCTATCCAATGAGCTTTTCTGATTATCTCACTTCTCTAAAAAACATCAAAACAGAAAGAACAAATCTAGAAGATATAGAAAGAGCGATGAAGGGAAATAAAATTCAAATAAGCATCATAAAGCGTTTTTTTGCAAATTACTTACTAACGGGTGGTTTTCCCTTGCCAATTGTAGAGTTTTTCTCTACTGGAAAGATTTCTTTTGATACAAGAAAAATTTATATAGATTGGCTAAGAAATGATTTCAGAAAACTAAAAAGAAATGAAAACTATATGAAGGAAGTTCTAGCTTATATAATAAATGCAAGATGTAATCCAGTTAGCTGGCTAAGCGTTTCAAAAGAAACTTCTATTGCCTCACCTCATACAGCAAAAGCTTATTTAGAAGATTTGGAAAATTTATTTATTATCAAAGTTTTAAATCTAATTTCACCTGATTTAAAAGTGCTTTATAGGAAGAATAAAAAAATTCATTTTATTGATCCTTTCCTTTACACAACAATTTGTGAATTTGTGAGAATGAAGCTTTTTGAAGAAGCAATGCTTGAATCTGTTGTTGCAGCCCACATAGCAAGAAAATATGAAACATTTTATTGGAGAAATAAGAAAGAAGTTGATATTGTTGTTAGGTTGGGTGAAAAACAATTTGGCATAGAAGTTAAAACCGCCGCCCGCAGCTGGCTAAGCCCCAAGCATTTAACCAAGACTTTTCTATTAACTAAAGAAGATATTCCACTCTTCCTAAGCAGTATCGATGTTTAGAGCATAAAAATTTTTAACTTTTCTCTTTTTTCTTTCATGCTTTACATAATAATAGTTACTCCTATTTGCAACATGAACTGCATATATTGCGGGGGAAGCTTGCATAACATGCCAGATGAAATAAGTTATGGAAATGATGAAATTTTTGATTTCATAAGCAAGGATAGAGATGCAATTGTTGCTTTTTATGGTGGAGAGCCAACTCTTAAGACAGAAAAAATTAAGGAAATGATTGATATTCTTCCAGCAAAAAAATTTGTTTTGCAGACAAATGGCTTTTTTATTGAAAAGCTGGGCGATTATATCCATAAGCTCAATTCAATTTTGCTTTCAATAGATGGAAGAAAGGAAATAAACGATTTTTATCGCTTCGATGGAAGTTATGAAAAAGTTATGAAAGCATTGAATTTTTTAAAAGATAATTGCTATGAAGGAGAGATAATTGCAAGAATGGTTGCATCATATAAAACAGATATATACGAGGATGTAAATCATTTATTGAAATTTTTTCCATATGTTCACTGGCAACTCGATGTAATATGGAGCAATTTATGGAAGCTGAATGATTTCAAAAAATGGAGCATATCATATAAGAGAGGAATAAAGAAATTGCTCGATGAATGGATTGAAAATAAAAATGGAATCGTGCCTTTTCTTGGAATTGCGAGCAGGATTTTAAACCGCAAAGATGGACTGCCCTGCGGCGCAGGGAAGGATGCGGTAACAATTACTACCGATGGAAAAATACTTGCATGCCCTATTGCTCCTGAATTTGATTGGAATTTTTTGGGCAATTTTAAGGGTTTCAGGAAAATTGAAATAGGTGGGCCATGCAAAAATTGTAATTATTACAGAATTTGTGGAGGGAGATGCCTGTTTTTTAATAAAGAAAGATTATGGGGTGAAGATGGCTTCAATGAAGTATGCAAACTGACAAAATTTTTGATAGATGAAATTTATAAAAATATTGATAGGATAGGATATGTAAGATATCCTGAGTATAACAACACCACTGAAATAATTCCTTAAATTGAAAATATAATAAATCTTACTTCATCTTTTTGAGTATTGTTGTAAAAATCATATGCAATCGCCTCTACTTTATGCAAAAATAAAATTCTTTCATCAATTGAATAATTGTAAGGTGCCTCTTCATCAACTTTTTTGATCTCTCCATCTAAATAAAATTCAACTCTGGCTATGCCACTTTCATTATCAAAAGCAGTTGCCTCAACTGTTATCCTGCCAATTATAAGGGAGTAATTCATTCTAATAGGAATAATTTCCTTATCATTGAAGTATAGATAGCCAGATTTTGGCTTTTCTATATGGACGCTTGGCTTTATATAATCCTCTTTCAATTTTGCCATCTCAACCAGCGTTCCAACGATAAGGCGAGCAACTCTTGTTGCATAACTCAAATCAATTTTATCAATTGTGTCTTGCGGGCTATGATAATAAGGATTGAATTCATATTCAAAGAAAAATGTTGCATTGTATCCATATCTTATAAACGAATGGTGGTCACTATATGGCTGGCTTCTCTCCCTGTATATTTCAAGCCCAATAATATCCTCATATTTCCTACTTATATTTATTGATAAATTTGTTATCCACATCGATGAATTTGTTTCTTGAATAATTACCCTTTTCCTTCCATTCTCGCTTTTTGCATATCCTATCATATCAGCATTAAGCACTCCAACTATGCTCTCATTTCTCTCCCTTGCTAATCTTGCATATTCATGGCTTCCAAGCAAACCCTGCTCCTCACCAGAAAATGTAACAAATCTTATAGTATGCTCAAAATTATAATTCCTCAAAACCCTGGCAGCAACAAGCACCGCAGCAACACCAGAGGCATCATCGTCTGCGCCCGGCGAGTTTGGCACGCTATCATAGTGGGCACAAACTATGAAAATTTGCTCATCCCCTTTTATTTCTCCTTCTATGTTATAATCCTTATAGCTTGAGTATTCCCATTGAATTTTTCTTGCTGGAACATATTTCTGAAATTCTTGAAGGATATAATTTCCTGCATCATTGCACGCTTTTGAACCAGTTACTCTTGGTCCAAAATTCTGCAAGGCAAGGATATATTCCTCAACAATTTCTTCTGTTATTTCTTCTAAAATGCTATCTTGTGCTTCTGAATATATGACAAAGTTTGGAAATATCAAAATAAGAAGGACTGCAAATGCTAATATTCTTTTCATATTCATGAATAAATTTTTTGTATTTAATACTATCAATAAAAATTTAAACCCTGTTTATATTAACATCATGAAGAAAATCATTGCAATAATGATTGTGGGAATTTTTCTGGCAACAGCATTTGTATCTGGAATAAAAAGCAATGAGGGATATGATTTACTAATAATATACCCAGAGGAATTTTATACTCCTTTAATTCCTTTCATATCCCATAAAGAAAGCCATGGAATAAAGACAATAGCAGTTGGATTAAATGAAGTTTATAGCCATCCTTCAACAGAGAGGGGAAGAGATGATGCTGAAAAAGTGAAGTATTTCATTAAAAATGCTTATGATGAATGGAAAATAAAATATGTTCTGCTTGTAGGAGGAAGAAAAGCTGGGCTAAGGGAAGAGTGGCACATGCCAGTTAGATATGTTTATTTGGATGATAAAAGCAACTGGGAAAACAGATATTTGAGCGATTTATATTTTGCTGATATATATGATTCAAATGGTTCTTTTTCATCCTGGGATACAAATAACAATGGCTACTATGGGGAATGGACTGGAAGCAGTGCTGAAGATTATGGAATAGATTTAATTCCTGAAGTTTCCGTTGGAAGATGGGCAGCCCGAAATGCTTTTGAAGTTGAAATAATGGTATCAAAAACAATAGAGTATGAAACAAATACATTTGGAAAGGATTGGTTTAAAAAATTAATATGCGTTGCTGGAGATACATATCCAGAAATATACAATCCACAATGGAAGGGATATGAAGGTGAAGAGGGATGCGAGAGAGCAATTAGTTGGATGCCTGGATTTGAACCAGTAAGGCTATATGCCTCGCTTGGCACTTTTACTGGCCCAAGAGATGTTATAAATGCCATAAATAGCGGTGCTGGCTTCCTTTTCTTTGATGGGCATGGCTCCCCAATGAGCTGGGCAACGCACGCCCCAAACAGTGAGGAATGGATAGATGGGCTGAATACAAGAAATATGATTTTACTTAAAAATAAGGATATGTATCCTATCTGCGTAGTTGGAGGATGCCATAACAGCCAATTTAACATAACAATATTCAACTGGCTAAGGATATTTGAGGGAATTAATAAATGGATTGAATACATATGGAAAGGAGAGACTGGCTATGAATGCTGGAGCTGGTGGCTAACGCGCAAGATAAACGGTGGAGCTATAGCAACTCTTGGATACAGTGGTTTGGGATATACTAAGGAGGATAAAAATTTCACTGGAGAAGCAACTGAATGGCTCGATACCCATTTCTTCTGGGAATATGGAATAAATGGAACTACATATCTTGGAGAAATATGGAAAAATGTGATAAGCAACTTTTTGAAAGAATATCCAATTGACTGGAGCCAGCCAGCTGGAAGCTTCTCTTCAATTGACTGCAAAACAGTTCAGGAATGGATTTTGCTCGGTGATCCAAGCCTTAGGATAGGTGGATATGAATGATTTATAAGGATTTCATTAAATTAAAAACAAGGAGCGATGAAATAATTGACATAACTGCAGAAGTTCAAAAAATTGTTGAAAAAAGTGGAATAAAGGATGGAATTGCTTGCATTTTCTGTCCTGGCTCAACAGGTGCAATAACAACAATAGAATATGAAGATGGGCTAATTTACGATTTAAAAAATGCAATGGAAAGAATTGCACCAAAAAATGCATATTATAAGCATGAAGAGAGATGGCATGATGGAAATGGTCACAGCCATATAAGGGCAAGTATAATAGGAGCAAGTTTGTCATTGCCAGTGGAAAATGGAGAAGTTATGCTTGGAACATGGCAGCAAATTGTTTTCATTGAATGCGATGTAAGGAATAGAGAAAGAAAGATTATTGTTCATGTTTTTGGAGAATAACAAGAAAACCTTCCTCTATTTTTCTAATTTCTTTTATTCTCATTTTAATTATTTCATCAATTTCCTCTATCAGCGGCACACCTTCCTTTCCAATAAATATTGGGGAAAAAAATATTCGCATTTCATCTACTATACCTTTCTTTAAAAATTCTGTTATTACGCCTGCTCCTCCTTCAACAAGCAATTTCCTTATCCCCTTTTCATATAAAACTTCCATCAACTTAACTATATCAACCCTACCATCTCCGCATTTTATTACTTCCAAATTTCCTTCTTTAAATTCCTTGCGTGCTGTAACAACAATTGTCTTTCCTTCCTGGCGGAGCATGCTGGCTTGCGGGGGCATGCGGAAGTTGCTGTCGAGAACAATCCTTATTGGATGCTTTGGGTTTTTTACATATTTTTCCTTTACTGTAAGTTTCGGATCATCTGCCAATACTGTTCCTATGCCAACCAAAATTGCATCGCATTCATTCCTTAATTTATGAACTCTTTCTTCATCCTTTTCATTTGATATTTTCAAAGGTTTTTTTTGGGCAAGAGCAATCCTTCCATCAAGAGAGGATGCACAATTTATTATTACATAAGGCCTCATATCATCGCCTTTGCAAACTCAGATAATATTTTTTCTCTATCTTTTGCTTTAACAACACCGCTTGCAACAAGAATTCCATCAGCACCAAGCTCAATTGCCTTTTCAACATCACTTGCTTTTTTTATTCCCGCACCACATAAAATTTTGCATGGCTTTACAACTTCAACAGATTTTTTTATAACTTCTGGCTTTGCCTCACTTACAGATATATCCCCTCCTATAAGTTCAGGTGGCTCAACAGCAACATAATCTGGCTCCAAGCAAGCAACAGATTTTGCAACATTTAAATTGCTTGCACAAACAATGCTAACGAGTCCAATTTTTTTCCCTATTTCAACACATCTTGCAATCTCCTCAATTTTCATCCTGTGCTCTGAATGATTTAGAAGCGTGCCATCCGCACCCGCCCGCTTCACCGCCAGCGGGGAGATAAAGCCAGTATATGCCCCGCTTTCAATTGCATCAACATGCTGGGAGAGAACTTTTATTGAAGTATTTGATTTAATTAGAAATATATCTGTTGGCTGAACCGCTATTGCCATCTCCACGCCATATTCTTTTCCTATTTTCTCCATTATTTTTGCAATTTCAAGAGCTTTTCCCCATATTGCTTCTTCATATGCCTTTGTATTTACAACTATTATGCCCATAGTGTAAAAACTTTAATTCATTAAATCTTTTCTTATTTTTGAAAAATAAAATGAAAAGCTCAATGGATTTATGCCTATATTCAATCCAAAAATGAAATTCAGAAGATAAGAAGCGAGGAGAAAATTTATTGAAGAATTTGAGAGATAAATTTTTAGCATGAAATATTCAAAAATGCTTACCTGTCTCTCTATTTCTATTTCACATCTCCCGATTTCTCCATTGCTATCGTAAATTTTCCCAGGAGATTCATAAAGTATCAATTTTTTCCAGTAAGAAGAGGAAAGATTATCCAAATATATATGAGAAATATTATCCATCTCAAGTATAATAACTTCATCGCTCTCAATCTTTATTTTTGTCGGTATAAATGCTCCTTCAAGATAAATTCCATCTAAATAATCTACTTTTAAATTCTTAAATTCATTAAACTTTCCATCATAGATATATAAAATTCCAAAATCAAGCCCGCTTATCCAGAAAGGTATTTTTCCAAAGAAAATTGCCCTTCCATCATAAAGCCATCCCCAACTCCAGTCATATCCAAATGGATTGTCAGAAGATACGCCAAAATAAGAAAATGAAAAATCGTTTTTACCCCACCATTTAAAAATTCTCAAATAATTTTTAATTGTCTCATAAGAGAAATTTGCCATCGGCTTATTATAGCTCCAGTTTCCCCATACATGCTCGAAATATGCAATTCCTTCAAAATCTTTTATGCTTCCATAGAAATCTATCCATCCCCAAGCCCTGCATTTCGGAATAAAAAGATAAAAGCAGTAGCCAGAGCCAATCGGAAGCAACCCATCAGATACAATTTTTTTTGGAGAAATCGCTTCTAAATAAATTCTAACCGCTACCCCTTTATTTTCAAGATGAAATGTATAGTGGGGATAATTTCCGCTGAGTGATGAATTTTTATAGGTTATGTTTAGTCCTTCCCCAAATTTTATTTCCTCTATCCCATCCTCATAACTGCTGAGATTATAAACTATTTTATCATCATGATTAAATATTGTAAAGAAAAGATTTGCTGCTGGTGTTTCTTTTTCATATTCAATAGATGCTGTTATGCTGTAATTTTTATCTGCTTTTATAAATGCATCAACATTCCACCACTCTCGCACGCAATCATGAGGAAAATCATCATTTTCGTTTTTTGTTGATATATTCAGAGGGATAAACAGTATGCAAACGAGCAAGGTGATTAATTTTTTCATAAAAATAAAAAGAAAATCAATAAAATATTTTTTGGGGAAAATTTTTTAATTAATATGCATATACATTTAGCCCCGGTGGTGTAGCGGTTATCATGTGGGCCTGTCGAGCCCACGACCCGAGTTCAAATCTCGGCCGGGGCGCCTATTTCCATGTTTCAATTAATTTTCCATCCCTCAAAGAATAGAAGGAGGCGAGGGTAAATATTGAGGCAATGCATGCAAATACAAGCATTGATAGGACAAGAATTATGAACTGACTTATCATCCCATATTCCATCAAAAGTATCGGCATTCCTCCAGCAACAAGTGCAATTGTTGCTTCAACAAGTGATGGAGTTTTTTTGGCAAGGGCTGCTTTTATTGCCTGCAAACCACTCTTGCTTTTTACTTCATCCCTAACCCTTTCTGTAATATGGCATGCAAAATCTATTCCTGAACCAATTGCAATTGATGCAACCGTGACTGTTGATACATTTAGGGGAATATTGAAGGAGAAGAGCAATATTGGTTGCCAGAAGATAAGAAATACTATTGGTAATGCAGTAAATGAGGCATATCTGAAAGAGCGATATATAATAAGTAGAGTAAGATATACTGCAATCAACGAAATAAACATGAATTTGAATTGCTGATCCATTAACATTTCATTTATTTCAACTGTAATTGCAGATAACCCAGCCAAATTGCTTATTTTTCCATATTCCTTAACTTCTTCATTTATCTGCATTATTATCTGATTTACTGTTACAACAATTCTCTTTGTCTCTCCAACATCCATTACTGGCATTTCAACATACATCAATGACTTGCTATAATTTTTATTTAACATCATTACTTTATATTGCTCTGGCATTCTATCAACAACATTTTTAACTTCTTCTTTTGTATCTGGTAACTTATTATTGTTCAATCTTTTTATTACATCAACTACTGAATAAACAGTTACATTTACAACCCCTCCATTAATTATTTTTTCCATATCATATATTTTTTTCAGAAAATTGGGTTCAAGAAGTCCTTCTTCTTTACTTTCTATAAGAATTACACCACTCTGCCCGCTGTCAAATTTTTCTGAATATTCCATCATTACCTGCATACTCCCCATCTTCTGAGGCATCATTTCCCATACAGAATTTCTTGTCTGCACATTTGGTATAGAAACAATAGAAATAA includes the following:
- the tpiA gene encoding triose-phosphate isomerase; the encoded protein is MGIIVVNTKAYEEAIWGKALEIAKIMEKIGKEYGVEMAIAVQPTDIFLIKSNTSIKVLSQHVDAIESGAYTGFISPLAVKRAGADGTLLNHSEHRMKIEEIARCVEIGKKIGLVSIVCASNLNVAKSVACLEPDYVAVEPPELIGGDISVSEAKPEVIKKSVEVVKPCKILCGAGIKKASDVEKAIELGADGILVASGVVKAKDREKILSEFAKAMI
- a CDS encoding TIGR04084 family radical SAM/SPASM domain-containing protein, with translation MLYIIIVTPICNMNCIYCGGSLHNMPDEISYGNDEIFDFISKDRDAIVAFYGGEPTLKTEKIKEMIDILPAKKFVLQTNGFFIEKLGDYIHKLNSILLSIDGRKEINDFYRFDGSYEKVMKALNFLKDNCYEGEIIARMVASYKTDIYEDVNHLLKFFPYVHWQLDVIWSNLWKLNDFKKWSISYKRGIKKLLDEWIENKNGIVPFLGIASRILNRKDGLPCGAGKDAVTITTDGKILACPIAPEFDWNFLGNFKGFRKIEIGGPCKNCNYYRICGGRCLFFNKERLWGEDGFNEVCKLTKFLIDEIYKNIDRIGYVRYPEYNNTTEIIP
- a CDS encoding Zn-dependent exopeptidase M28, with the protein product MKRILAFAVLLILIFPNFVIYSEAQDSILEEITEEIVEEYILALQNFGPRVTGSKACNDAGNYILQEFQKYVPARKIQWEYSSYKDYNIEGEIKGDEQIFIVCAHYDSVPNSPGADDDASGVAAVLVAARVLRNYNFEHTIRFVTFSGEEQGLLGSHEYARLARERNESIVGVLNADMIGYAKSENGRKRVIIQETNSSMWITNLSINISRKYEDIIGLEIYRERSQPYSDHHSFIRYGYNATFFFEYEFNPYYHSPQDTIDKIDLSYATRVARLIVGTLVEMAKLKEDYIKPSVHIEKPKSGYLYFNDKEIIPIRMNYSLIIGRITVEATAFDNESGIARVEFYLDGEIKKVDEEAPYNYSIDERILFLHKVEAIAYDFYNNTQKDEVRFIIFSI
- a CDS encoding ATP-binding protein → MESQNPWWYGEIDKKYEEWRSSPVKWIPPIVKDFKFRPFSLNFLVGPRQVGKTTALKIFIHHFLLPKVSPKSIFYFSCEELTNFKELKEVIDNYLAFKETNKVSSSFIILDEITFVEDWYRTIKLKIDEGAFKKDVIIISGSASLELLKQKEYFPGRRGYGKDINFYPMSFSDYLTSLKNIKTERTNLEDIERAMKGNKIQISIIKRFFANYLLTGGFPLPIVEFFSTGKISFDTRKIYIDWLRNDFRKLKRNENYMKEVLAYIINARCNPVSWLSVSKETSIASPHTAKAYLEDLENLFIIKVLNLISPDLKVLYRKNKKIHFIDPFLYTTICEFVRMKLFEEAMLESVVAAHIARKYETFYWRNKKEVDIVVRLGEKQFGIEVKTAARSWLSPKHLTKTFLLTKEDIPLFLSSIDV
- a CDS encoding 2,5-diamino-6-(ribosylamino)-4(3H)-pyrimidinone 5'-phosphate reductase encodes the protein MRPYVIINCASSLDGRIALAQKKPLKISNEKDEERVHKLRNECDAILVGIGTVLADDPKLTVKEKYVKNPKHPIRIVLDSNFRMPPQASMLRQEGKTIVVTARKEFKEGNLEVIKCGDGRVDIVKLMEVLYEKGIRKLLVEGGAGVITEFLKKGIVDEMRIFFSPIFIGKEGVPLIEEIDEIIKMRIKEIRKIEEGFLVILQKHEQ
- a CDS encoding YjbQ family protein, translating into MIYKDFIKLKTRSDEIIDITAEVQKIVEKSGIKDGIACIFCPGSTGAITTIEYEDGLIYDLKNAMERIAPKNAYYKHEERWHDGNGHSHIRASIIGASLSLPVENGEVMLGTWQQIVFIECDVRNRERKIIVHVFGE